The Oncorhynchus masou masou isolate Uvic2021 chromosome 25, UVic_Omas_1.1, whole genome shotgun sequence DNA window CTGATGTTTATGTTTTGGATACAGTCTTTAAAAAACGAATAACACAAAATAACAGAGCTTTTGATTGCTTTCTCAAGAAAACTTTCTAGTGGCTGATCTTTGTCGGACTCAGTAGGACATATTCTAAGTATAGTTGCTGCCACCTAGTGGctgaaaaataaaatgtataagTGACAATATTTTTTTGCATAACCAAGTAGCACCATTTATTTTCTGATGGAAATGTCCCATTAAAGGGGTTTGAAGCCCAGTCCTGCCTCTCTGATGATGGGTTCAGTGGGGCTACCCCTGATTGGGGTGGGTCTGTGGGGGGTAAACAGGCTACCTCTGGAAGGGTCACCCAGCAGAGGAGCCAGGCACTCTGGACCAGAGGGTTTGGATGGACTCGTCCTCTTCTAGGGCAGTGGGGGTTTCCAGATGAACAAAGAGGCTATGGTTAACAAGACATTGACACAAATTTGATATATTAAACCAAAATTGACAAAAAAACACTTCATTTAAAAAAGGAAATATATATTATCTTTGAATTAATACAACAAAAATCACCTACTCAGTATCTACTGTAACTAAGCTACAACATACACTGAGTACATTTATTGCATTTACTAAAAAATAAATCGCATTTTTGACAAGCATAAAAACAGCAGCATAAAAGGCAGCTCAATCACCTATGAAGTTGAAGGCAGGTGCTCTTGGAGAGTGGTTCCATCTTGGACAGGATGTGGTTGTAGTTGGGTGTACAACACGGTATAAGGACCGAATTTGGGATACACTTGGCTAGAGAGCACAGGGAGGGAGAGTATGAGCAGGAGTCCGTGTCCCTGATTGGAACATACATGTTTTAtattgatgttgttgtttttaaaggcTGCAGTTACAGTTGTAGTTGTACGGGACCCCCCTCCCTTTCTGTCATTGAATGACTTTATGGCAAAAATGTGTTTGGAGTGAAAATCTGTTGAGTGCTGAGTGAAGAAAATCTGTTAGATGCTGAGTGAAGGAAAGTTTTGAGCAGCAGTGACCAAATAATACAGAGTATATACAAATATACCAATTATTAGGAATAccttgcacccccccccccataccctattcaaaggcacttacattttttgtcttgcccatccaCCCTCcgaatagcacacatacacaatccatgtctgaattgtctcaaggcttagcaatccttctttaaccggtctcctccccttcatctacactgattgaagtggatataacaaattacatcaataagggatcatgcctttcacctggattcacccggtcagtctgtcatggaaagagcaagtgttcttaatgttttgtacactctgtgtacaTATGGCATTGACCTGTCGCTGTCCAGCACGGCCTTCCTCTCTAggctgtagttgactgtgtgatGCTCCTGTCTCTACTTCCTGAGCTGCTCCTCCAGGTGAGCCATCAGCTCCTTCTTCTGCACAAGGGATTCCTCCGGAGCTCCCAGCTTACCCGCtgcatggggatggagagaggagtaaTACAATTGAATGATCAACATGTATTAATCTTGAATTCAAACCAAAGGATCAGGTATGCTGGAGCTAGTTTGAAATAAAAGCCTGGTGGTGGATCATGTGAATGGGAAGATGTGGTATCGGGGTTCTTTATCTCACCAAGAACCATGTTCTCAAAAGGTGAGCTTGTCCTTGTTCTCCTGCAACTCTTGGCGGAGTTGACTGAGCTGCAGCTCAAAGGACTCCTTGGCCTGCTGCAGTCCCCCCAGTTGCTCTGACAGGTCTGTGAGCTCATCCTCCTTCCGGGCCAGTAAGCACTTCACGTAGAGCCCCATGTCCTTCTCGACAGTAAAGTACTGAGAGGGGAAGTCATTGTGTTGCACCTCCAATTCATCACAGTTGTGCTGATATCTGCAAAGACAGTGAGAAAATAGGATGACATTTAAATAGGGGGAATTCAATCATGGAAACTTGAAAGCTTAAATGATTTAGTTTTATTATATATTTGTATGGTTGATTTCGTACTAATGGACAGTATTTTATAAATAACAACTATTTTGATGATTAGCATTAATAAGTGATTCGTGTTTGATTGCCTATTTTTACCGTAATGGCTATGATGGGTTGTCTTTACCCTACGTGGTTACATTAGGGACACACCCTTCACACCACTTCGATAGTCATTTTCGTAGCAAGTTAGGAGAGAATTGTCGCTAACCCTCTGCATAACCTTAACCTCAGTcttctaacctgctacgttaattatcctaacctactgCGAAAATGGCTTTCGCGGTTACATTAGGCTATAGCCGTCTACTAGACGTTTCAACAATAATCTGAGTGTCCAGGGGCAACATTATTTCTCACGCAAACCATCAGCCTGTACTAGCCTAAAATATATGCAGCCATTGAAAACTCTCACTTTTCCAGTCTCGTTTCTGCGACCTGCATAAATATATTCCACCTTGACAACGCGTCTCCAAATCACATGTCCTCTTTCTCGGTTGATTTATCTCTACTTTTCATTCTATTTTGGGGAGGAGGATCATTTTTTCCGTGAAACTTTTTCTCCAGCGATTAGAACACcttcttcttctatggtataaTGGCGTTCTCAACAATTAAATGTGCATACCGCCACCTAGTGTACGGGTGGATAATAATTATCCCAAAATAaaattgggggagggggggtaaaaataaaatatcaTACTAACTCCCCCCAAAATTATTAACCAAACAAAATCAACCTGCTTTTCTGTAAAAACCTCAGTTGCAACATTTTCCATTCCCAGATTATTCGAAATTGTACTTCTTCTATGGAATAACGGTGTTCACAACAATTAAATGTGCATTCTCCCACATACTGTAAGGATCCCAAAAAAGGAAAAACATTTGGGTAAAAATTTTATATCATACTAACTACCCCAAAAAATTATTAACTAAACAAAATAAACCTGCTTTTCTGTAAAAACCTAATTCTAATCAGGTCCTAACACGGGCTCAGAAGCCTTCTGTGAGGGCAGGACATTTCCCTGCGACAAAAGCACTTGTAGTGCTTCTGCTGTGAAGTCTTGGAGCCCCAAAAACTTCTCGGCTGCAGATATAATTTCCAGCAACTTGGACCTCTCAGACACCTGGTGCTGTACAATTAATCACTGTGGCTATAAATGCCACAAAATCCACCTTCTTCACAATGAGTGTATCCAGATCACCCGATTTACTTAAAACACTAGCAGCTGATTGCAATTCATACACTGCCATATCTTCAACACTGTTGCCTCTTCCCCCGCGAGTCTCTTCACCTCCTCCACATAGGAGATCTCTGGCAGCCCTGATCCTTGACCCCTCGAcctccttcaccctaacagggcaCTCAAGGAAGTCCGGAGTATGATCCACACCACAGTTGCAACATTTTCCATTCCCAGATTCTTCAACATCATACTTCTCCCATCTGCAAACATTTGACACGTGACCATATCCTTTACGATTTCCATACTGTAATGTTTTTGACACAAATGCTCTCGCCGGATACCTCACGTATCCAAGTAGAGTCTCCTCGACAGGCTTTTCTCCTTCCTTCCATTTACCATACGGGTCAGGCGACGTGCACTGACCACTCCTGGGATTTTCTGACTAAGATACTCATCAACTATATCCAACGAAACTCCAGCTATAACTCTTTTGGCAGGCGCCCTATTCCCGAAGATCAATACGTTACTTCTGACGGGGACATTTTAGCCAGATCCAGTGCACGCTTCTGTTCTTCATCAACGCAATTAACCAAAACAAGGCCGCTTCTGGTCACTTTGATTGAATCCACTTTTCTCACTGGTTTCTTCACAGTCCTCGATATTACAAAAGGATTTCCCAAATTAATCACCTTGTCCAAAAAACGCAGTCCAATAACAAAATAGATTAAGGACCGGTCCTTGTCTTCTACTACAACTTTTGCTTGTTTTGTTCCATTCTTTGATTTCACTATTTTCCACTCATTATCACACAATTCACTTGCCACACTTTCGGATTCAAGCACActcttttatatattttatttttattgtataACATTTTTATTGCAGAAACACCAGTATACATATAATAAGTATACAAACAGACAATGATAACATGCTTGGGGGTACAACAAATTGCAgattgggctcctgagtggcgcagcgttctacggcactgcatctcagatCTCCTACCCAAGCCAAACCCCAACCCGGAAGgtgttgggccaattgtgcgccgccctatgggattcccaatcacagccggttgtgatagaccctggttcgattccagcctgtattttattttatttatttctttttatttcacctttatttaaccaggtaggctagttgagaacaagttctcatttacaattgcgacctggccaagataaagcatagcagtgtgaacagacaacaacacagagttacacatggagtaaacaataaacaagtcaataacacagtagaaaaaaattgtcaatatacattgtgtgcaaaaggcatgaggaggtaggcgaataattacaatttttcagattaacactggagtgataaaacatcagatggtcatgtgcaggtagagatactggtgtgcgaaaagagcagaaaagtaaataaataaaaacagtatggggatgaggtaggtaaattgggtgggctatttactgatGGACTATGTAccgctgcagcgatcggttagctgctcagatagcagatgtttaaagttggtgagggagataaaagtctccaacttcagcgatttttgcaattcgttccagtcacaggcagcagagaactggaaggaaatgcggccaaattaggtgttggctttagggatgatcagtgaaatacacctgctggagcgcgtgctacaggtgctgagataaggcggagctttacctagcatggacttgtagatgatctggagccagtgggtctggcgacgaatatgtagcgagggccagccaactagagcatacaggttgcaatggtgggtggtataaggtgctttagtaactaaatggatggcactgtgataaactgcatacAGTTTGCTGTGTAGAGTATTAGAAGCTATTTtctagatgacatcgccgaagtcgaggatcggtaggatagtcagttttactagggtaagtttggcggcgtgagtgaaggaggctttgttgcggaatagaaagccgactctagattggagatgtttgatatgagtctggaaggagagtttacagtctagccagacacctaggtacttatagatgtccacatattctaggtcgaaaccatccagggtggtgatgctagtcgggcgtgcgggtgcaggcaacgAACGGTTGAAAGGcctgcatttggttttactagcgtttaagagcagttggaggccacggaaggagtgttgtatggcattgaagcttgtttggaggttagacagcacagtgtccaaagaagggccagaagtatagagaatagtgtcatctgcgtagaggtggatcgggaatcgcccgcagcaagagcaacatcattgatatatacagagaaaagagtcggtccgagaattgaaccctgtggcacccccatagagactgccagaggaccggacaacatgccctccgatttgacacactgaactgtctgcaaagtagttggtgaaccaggcaaggcagtcattagaaaaaccgaggctactgagtctgccgataagaatatggtgagtcgaaagccttggccaggtcgatgaagacggctgcacagtactgtcttttattgatggcggttatgatatcgtttagtaccttgagcgtggctgagtgacccgtgaccggctcggaaaccagattgcacagcagagaaggtacggtgggattcgagatggtcagtgatctgtttgttgacttggctttcgaagaccttagataggcagggccggatggatataggtctgtaacagtttgggtccagggtatctccccctttgaagaggggggtgactgcggcagctttccaatccttggggaccTTAGACGAtgtgaaagagaggttgaacaggctggtaataggggttgcgacaatggtggcggatagtttcagaaatagagggtccagattgtcaagcccagctgatttgtacgagtccaggttttgcagctcttacagaacatctgctatctggatttgggtaaaggagaagctggggaggcttgggtgggtagctgtgggggggggttgtggagtagccaggaggaaggcatggcctgCCATTGAAAAATGCTTGAAGTttttgattatcatggatttatctgtcgtctgtagtgacgcctctagaactgagatgcagtgccttacaccactgcgccactcaggagcccaatcTGTAATTTGTTGTACCCCTGGCATGTTATCATTGTCTGTTAGGGGGCACAACAAATTGCAGAACAGACTCctgagtgacgcagcggtctcAGGAGTTATCGCTGTGGGtccgtctttgtaaataagaatttgttcttaacatgcttagttaaataaaagttaaataaaaaataagaccTGTATTGATTGTTTTAACAGCTTTCTTATTGGAAGAATGTGGAATGGTCTTCATGTGACTGCTCGAATTCCTTATAGAAAACATGGAGGTGTGTTGTCTTATTAGTGAATTTACATTTATGAATATGAAATTCTTCCATTAGCACAATTAGATTTGCGAGGTAAAATTGTTTCTTTATCCTTATAGTTAAGGAAACCGAGCAGCAGATTCTCCCATAAAAAACTAAAGTCATTAAGAACATTAATAATTATAAAACTATAAATCTTGCCATCATTTCTTTACATGTAGACAATCCAAAATAAATGCAAAACTGTTTCTGGttgctcaacaacaaaaaagtacaGTTAAAGTTAATGTCTTTGAGTTTCTTCAGGTAATGATTCGCAGGGTAATACATGGATAATTCTGAAAGAGACCTCTTTGACCTTGTTAACAAGCAGGTATGTGTGGTAATAACTATACTTTTTCCCAACAGATACTGACAAATGTATTCCAGTAAGTTgagacataaggaatagatatgATATCTCTTTGAAATAAAACATGTATAGATCTGTTGTTCTGAGGGAGCAAGGAGAAACACATTTTCCC harbors:
- the LOC135514277 gene encoding cilia- and flagella-associated protein 157-like yields the protein MQVAETRLEKYQHNCDELEVQHNDFPSQYFTVEKDMGLYVKCLLARKEDELTDLSEQLGGLQQAKESFELQLSQLRQELQENKDKLTF